The Candidatus Neomarinimicrobiota bacterium genome includes a window with the following:
- a CDS encoding GAF domain-containing protein, producing the protein MARDSLTSQLESLADDAPDPDSFCTDAVRLIKQSNGKYDWVGIYASRENRLSLPESWFQGATPEHTEISFDEGICGAAARERNTVVVDDVNSDPRYLACSIFTQSEIVVPILSEDGTLYGVLDLDSDTPAAFQSEEQQSLENAAAIIARYFSTHQN; encoded by the coding sequence ATGGCTCGCGATTCATTAACTTCCCAGTTAGAATCACTGGCAGATGATGCGCCGGATCCGGATTCTTTTTGCACGGATGCCGTCCGGCTCATAAAACAATCCAATGGAAAATACGATTGGGTTGGGATTTATGCTTCCCGGGAAAACCGGTTAAGCCTTCCGGAGTCCTGGTTTCAGGGCGCCACTCCTGAACATACGGAGATCTCCTTCGACGAAGGTATCTGTGGGGCTGCCGCCCGTGAGCGGAACACCGTTGTTGTTGATGACGTCAATTCCGACCCCAGGTACCTTGCCTGTAGTATTTTTACACAATCCGAGATTGTGGTGCCGATACTCTCAGAAGACGGCACCCTTTACGGCGTTTTAGATTTGGACAGCGACACCCCGGCAGCATTCCAGTCGGAAGAACAACAATCCCTGGAAAACGCCGCTGCCATAATCGCCCGGTATTTTTCCACACATCAAAATTAA
- a CDS encoding ABC transporter permease, with translation MRISAAIQYDLKFQWRHGFYAAYALVTAVYLAALLSLSPEVRAVLIPYLVFTDTSVLGFFFIGGIILLERRQRTLDSLFVTPLRPREYLWSKTATLSALAVLVSLVVLLGGGQTKANIGWFLIGAVLGSIFFILIGIAVVARSRTLNGYFFRAIVYTIVLALPLMDYFHLVESVFFRILPTYGLIVLVSAPFRAVSFPEMGLAVINLVIWNGLAWWWAASWFNKYVIRSIGSDL, from the coding sequence ATGAGAATTTCAGCCGCAATACAATACGATCTCAAATTCCAGTGGCGCCACGGATTTTACGCTGCGTACGCGCTGGTGACCGCGGTGTACCTTGCCGCCCTGCTGAGCCTTTCTCCGGAAGTCCGTGCTGTGCTGATCCCGTATCTGGTCTTTACCGATACTTCCGTACTTGGCTTCTTCTTTATTGGAGGGATTATCCTGCTGGAGCGCAGGCAACGTACGCTGGACAGCCTGTTCGTCACGCCGCTCCGTCCCCGGGAATATCTCTGGTCAAAAACCGCCACCCTGTCCGCGCTCGCCGTGCTGGTGAGTCTGGTCGTACTCCTCGGCGGCGGACAGACCAAAGCGAATATCGGCTGGTTTCTTATTGGCGCTGTGTTGGGTTCGATCTTTTTCATCCTCATCGGCATCGCAGTGGTCGCACGTTCCCGCACGCTGAATGGCTATTTCTTCCGGGCCATTGTCTATACAATTGTCCTGGCGCTGCCCCTCATGGACTATTTTCACCTCGTCGAAAGCGTTTTCTTCCGCATACTGCCGACCTATGGACTGATAGTACTGGTCAGCGCACCGTTCAGGGCAGTTTCTTTTCCAGAGATGGGATTAGCTGTTATAAACCTGGTTATCTGGAACGGTTTGGCCTGGTGGTGGGCGGCGAGCTGGTTCAATAAATACGTCATACGAAGCATAGGATCGGATCTGTGA
- a CDS encoding alpha/beta fold hydrolase: MGIFFTITIVVVLLVAVPIVAGHVAFSVTPQPSKRTPESLGLAFQDIYFRNANNEVLHGWWIPHSEASKEEPCPTLVFVHGWGRNCERMLPYMDACRDLPVNLLAIDVRGHGENAKNNFITEVGIADDINAAIDWLVLQPGVDIQRIGLMGHSFGAAATIMESSRDKRIAAFVADGSFANPMDILKEMMESKKVPYIPLGWLIRQYIQMRLNATFDQIAPENRITSTQSPGLLIHGDKDPVIPVEDSHRILGNAGENVQLWIANGCDHSNTPEHPDFQNVLRNFLRQSLIDLPPAPGDSPAEEHFSPIVN, encoded by the coding sequence ATGGGAATTTTCTTTACCATAACCATTGTTGTCGTACTGCTGGTCGCCGTTCCAATTGTCGCCGGACACGTCGCGTTTTCCGTGACGCCGCAACCGAGCAAGCGCACGCCTGAATCGCTGGGACTGGCCTTCCAGGACATTTATTTCCGCAATGCCAATAACGAAGTCCTGCACGGCTGGTGGATCCCGCACAGTGAGGCCTCCAAAGAAGAGCCCTGCCCTACGCTGGTATTTGTCCACGGATGGGGCCGAAATTGTGAGCGGATGCTGCCCTATATGGATGCGTGCAGGGATTTGCCGGTAAATTTGTTAGCCATTGACGTCCGGGGCCACGGCGAAAATGCGAAGAATAATTTTATCACCGAGGTCGGTATTGCTGACGATATCAACGCGGCAATTGACTGGCTGGTGCTGCAGCCAGGAGTCGATATTCAGCGTATCGGACTCATGGGGCATTCCTTTGGGGCTGCTGCCACCATCATGGAATCGTCCAGAGATAAACGCATTGCTGCCTTCGTAGCCGACGGCAGTTTTGCCAATCCCATGGATATACTGAAGGAGATGATGGAATCCAAAAAGGTCCCCTATATTCCCCTGGGATGGCTGATACGCCAATATATCCAGATGCGACTGAATGCTACATTCGACCAAATCGCACCGGAGAACCGGATCACCTCCACTCAGTCACCCGGCTTACTCATACACGGCGATAAGGATCCCGTGATACCGGTGGAAGACAGTCACCGGATCCTGGGGAATGCCGGAGAAAATGTCCAACTTTGGATCGCCAACGGATGCGATCATTCCAACACCCCAGAACATCCTGACTTTCAGAACGTTCTGCGGAATTTTTTGCGACAATCACTGATTGACCTGCCCCCCGCTCCGGGAGATTCTCCGGCGGAAGAGCATTTCTCACCCATTGTAAACTGA
- a CDS encoding tetratricopeptide repeat protein, giving the protein MNKRFLLFFSVGISLLLLLGCSSARQVSGDEPHSESAVSDTSQLSKQELLEQKRMDVLEMESQIENLHDEVSNLKNEIVRLKEENQTLQHRLRQRYRSSSGIITGDDGGVEIDSLSDTYRELLITRNLQSAENKAIAAEIKHSDSLYTKSEDLSGMLDPISKDEYRERYNKALNEYFRANYYRAIAEFQTLLIIDKHNDYADNAQYWIAESYYSMEDYKKAAEEFERVLNFPATNKGDHAQFKRALCYLKLDNKMAAREAFESLKKDYPKSDLLPRVTEYMEVPNYNNAQ; this is encoded by the coding sequence ATGAATAAGCGGTTTCTATTATTTTTCTCGGTGGGAATCTCGCTTTTACTACTGCTCGGATGCAGCAGTGCCCGGCAGGTGTCCGGTGATGAACCCCATTCGGAATCAGCGGTGTCGGATACTTCCCAGCTCAGCAAGCAGGAACTTCTGGAACAAAAAAGGATGGATGTACTCGAAATGGAATCTCAAATTGAAAACCTGCACGATGAAGTCTCCAATCTGAAGAACGAAATTGTCCGACTGAAAGAGGAAAATCAAACGCTGCAGCATCGGTTGCGGCAGCGATATCGGAGCAGCAGCGGAATCATCACGGGCGATGACGGCGGCGTGGAAATCGACAGTCTGTCGGATACGTATCGCGAATTGCTCATTACCCGGAATCTTCAGTCGGCGGAGAACAAAGCCATAGCAGCTGAAATCAAGCACTCGGACTCCCTCTATACGAAGTCGGAAGACCTTTCCGGCATGCTGGATCCCATCAGTAAGGACGAGTACCGGGAGCGCTATAACAAGGCGCTGAACGAATATTTCCGGGCGAATTACTACCGGGCTATTGCCGAATTCCAGACGCTCCTTATTATTGATAAACACAATGATTACGCTGATAACGCCCAGTACTGGATCGCCGAAAGCTATTATTCTATGGAGGATTACAAGAAAGCCGCCGAGGAGTTCGAACGGGTGTTGAACTTCCCTGCAACCAATAAAGGTGATCATGCGCAATTTAAACGGGCTCTCTGTTACCTGAAACTGGATAACAAGATGGCAGCCAGGGAAGCGTTTGAATCGTTGAAAAAGGATTATCCAAAGAGCGATCTGTTACCCCGGGTGACAGAATACATGGAGGTACCCAACTATAATAATGCGCAATAA
- a CDS encoding UvrB/UvrC motif-containing protein yields the protein MSKQDISDILNNWEFDPDILNVRKITGRDGNEKIQLRLDLGLLQMEAQGRPDGQEYKGYTNVLDFIQSEYYALREAGEEDQFELTADDLRELQQESIQYYHRYLCFAELGDYSGVIRDTAHNLEVLEFVEEFAKDEESAWAFMQYYPYVKMMQTQAKIQQALENETYRSALEDIDKSIKAIRDFNKKWGIQDSEESRKEITILEEWRETVLEEKPLSKSEKLKADMEEAVRLERYEDAARIRDQLEDIQERN from the coding sequence ATGAGCAAGCAAGATATTTCAGATATATTAAATAACTGGGAATTTGATCCGGATATACTGAATGTCCGGAAGATCACTGGTCGCGACGGAAACGAAAAGATACAGCTCCGGCTCGATCTCGGCTTGTTGCAGATGGAAGCGCAGGGACGCCCTGACGGACAGGAGTACAAGGGCTATACCAATGTGCTGGATTTTATACAGTCGGAGTATTATGCCCTGAGAGAGGCCGGTGAGGAAGATCAGTTTGAGTTGACAGCCGATGATTTACGCGAGCTGCAACAGGAATCGATACAGTATTATCATCGGTATCTTTGCTTTGCCGAATTAGGTGATTACTCCGGAGTTATCCGGGATACAGCGCATAATCTGGAAGTGTTGGAATTTGTAGAAGAATTCGCGAAAGATGAAGAGAGTGCCTGGGCGTTTATGCAGTATTATCCCTATGTGAAAATGATGCAGACTCAGGCGAAAATTCAACAGGCATTGGAAAATGAGACGTATCGCAGTGCGCTGGAAGATATAGATAAGAGTATTAAAGCAATTCGGGATTTTAATAAAAAATGGGGGATCCAGGATTCAGAGGAATCCCGGAAAGAGATCACAATTCTGGAAGAGTGGCGTGAAACTGTACTGGAAGAAAAACCACTCTCCAAATCCGAAAAACTCAAGGCGGATATGGAAGAAGCCGTCCGGCTCGAACGCTATGAAGATGCCGCACGCATCCGCGATCAGCTGGAAGACATTCAGGAACGTAATTAA
- a CDS encoding HU family DNA-binding protein has translation MTRQELIQQVAEAEGVNETEAEAILDEFLDLITDRIKEGQETLIYGFGKFGRRWWKSRTGRDPQTGEEIEIEGRWIPYWTPSDTLIREGKSHPAEEETEETAAEQGEATPESEEKTEEQATEEEESGKREEEPEDAADEAAADAEEPDAEKDEEETSEETLEERMEKRQRTGWEPPVRQRSSTVPYIVSAAVIVLVIIIGIVAFRGPGDEVATDVATDEVSQPVVADTAGITDTTQAPMEQAELGAAAETTTSETKEVASVPERISETPEPATATSLIDLPDVEPYEFGTNHRQQFLETYDDGLRQFQDKDYLATMVMMQRLQISDPPVSYADNVQYWIGECKFGLGRYREAIREFEKVFLYPNSNKNDDALIMMASSYLRLREYREAQKILFKFQADYQDSQYAPIALKWINQYNLSQPLVSSG, from the coding sequence ATGACCAGACAGGAATTGATTCAGCAGGTAGCCGAAGCGGAAGGTGTGAACGAAACCGAAGCGGAAGCCATACTCGATGAATTCCTGGATCTCATTACCGACCGCATAAAAGAGGGCCAGGAAACACTTATCTATGGCTTCGGGAAGTTTGGTCGGCGATGGTGGAAAAGTCGCACCGGCCGGGATCCCCAAACCGGGGAAGAGATTGAAATTGAGGGGCGCTGGATTCCATACTGGACGCCGTCCGATACCCTGATCCGGGAAGGGAAATCCCATCCTGCCGAGGAAGAAACCGAAGAGACAGCGGCTGAACAAGGTGAAGCGACTCCCGAATCTGAAGAAAAGACTGAGGAGCAGGCGACCGAAGAGGAGGAGTCAGGCAAACGGGAAGAGGAACCGGAAGACGCCGCTGATGAAGCGGCCGCCGACGCGGAAGAACCGGATGCGGAAAAAGACGAAGAGGAAACCTCCGAAGAAACTCTCGAAGAACGGATGGAAAAACGGCAGCGCACCGGTTGGGAGCCGCCGGTCCGCCAGCGCTCCAGCACGGTGCCGTATATTGTTTCGGCTGCGGTTATCGTATTGGTCATAATCATAGGTATCGTGGCTTTCCGGGGACCGGGTGACGAGGTTGCCACAGATGTCGCGACGGATGAGGTCTCTCAGCCAGTGGTCGCCGATACGGCCGGGATAACCGACACTACCCAGGCGCCGATGGAACAAGCTGAACTCGGTGCTGCAGCAGAGACGACAACCTCCGAAACAAAAGAAGTGGCCAGTGTCCCGGAGCGCATCTCGGAAACGCCGGAACCCGCAACCGCAACATCCCTCATCGACCTACCGGACGTGGAGCCGTACGAATTTGGCACAAATCATCGGCAGCAATTTCTTGAGACGTATGACGACGGACTCCGCCAGTTTCAGGATAAGGATTATCTCGCTACAATGGTCATGATGCAGCGACTGCAAATTTCTGATCCGCCGGTTTCCTATGCCGATAACGTACAATACTGGATCGGTGAATGTAAATTTGGACTCGGTCGGTACCGGGAAGCAATCCGCGAATTTGAAAAGGTGTTTTTATATCCCAATTCCAATAAGAACGACGATGCACTTATCATGATGGCCTCCTCGTACCTGCGATTGCGTGAGTACCGGGAAGCCCAAAAAATTCTGTTTAAATTCCAGGCCGACTATCAGGACTCCCAGTACGCACCCATCGCACTCAAATGGATCAACCAATATAATTTGAGCCAGCCACTCGTTTCCTCCGGATAA
- a CDS encoding UPF0182 family protein, producing the protein MNFKQNKAIWFIVAVFLLLTVISSLSNIITESWWFSAVNFVEVFWTVITWKIIVWIGSFILFAAFLWINYRVANRLTKNKPFRQFQNSDIKMPGQKIFNYIVGALILVISFIAAGATLPSWETILKFMNPSSFGTVDPIFGKDIGFYFFQLPFYNGAQSWLLSLFLLGLLLSGAVYFLKGAIRFVKSRQNIFSGGVQTHISLLLVGIAILIATRFFLDRYDLLFSSSGVVYGAGYTDVHAKLLSYWVMALLTIGVAVLFIISVIRKGVNLLISGVAVFVIALVLVNGIYPWFQQQFVVEPNELDRERPYIKYNIEFTRNAYDLHDVQRKNYPVESNLNQEVLAENEPTMQNVRLWDTRPLLSTYRQLQEIRLYYTFQDVDIDRYLIDGDYRQVMLSAREFNYNQVPTRAQTWQNQRLTYTHGYGAVMSPVNIVTEEGLPDLFIKNIPPVSEADFNITRPAIYYGEVSNYHIFTGTTEQEFDYPMGDENKYTQYSGNGGVPMGSLWRRLLYAYEFSSLKVVISDYFTEDSRVHYHREIRERVQNVAPFLHYDSDPYITIINGGLKWIIDAYTLSSNYPYAEPMIRGNANYIRNSVKVVVDAYDGTMKFYVVDETDPLLQTYRKIFPNLFTAKSEIPTEIQKHFRYPTDLFEVQSQVYLSYHMTEPDVFYNQEDKWEYPTEVYEGNEKRVEPYYLIMELPEERGEEFILIYPFTPVNKDNMIAWLAGRSDGEHYGELLLYEFPKSELIYGPMQIEARIDQNSQISELLTLWSQQGSRVIRGNLLAIPIEKSLLYVEPLFMRSDQGEIPELRRIILSYDNQIVMEETLDEALAVLFGEKRPTPVVDQRAAASTSVIQNLNISDMAKSALETYRQAQQSLQQGNWAEYGDRWNKLEDLLRQMRDNTAPGDSAPQE; encoded by the coding sequence ATGAATTTCAAACAAAACAAGGCGATATGGTTTATCGTAGCCGTTTTTCTTTTATTGACGGTGATCAGCAGTCTGTCCAATATTATCACCGAATCCTGGTGGTTTTCAGCCGTCAACTTTGTTGAGGTATTCTGGACAGTCATTACCTGGAAAATAATTGTCTGGATCGGCTCGTTTATTCTCTTTGCTGCGTTTCTCTGGATTAATTACCGGGTCGCAAATCGGCTGACAAAAAACAAACCGTTCCGGCAGTTCCAGAATTCCGACATAAAGATGCCGGGGCAAAAGATTTTTAACTACATTGTCGGGGCACTGATTCTCGTTATCTCGTTTATTGCCGCCGGGGCCACGTTGCCCTCCTGGGAAACGATACTGAAGTTTATGAATCCCAGCAGCTTCGGCACAGTCGATCCCATCTTTGGAAAGGATATCGGGTTTTATTTCTTCCAGTTGCCCTTTTACAATGGCGCCCAGAGCTGGTTGCTTTCATTGTTTTTGTTGGGGTTGTTATTGTCCGGCGCCGTCTACTTTCTCAAGGGGGCCATTCGGTTTGTGAAATCCCGGCAGAATATTTTTTCCGGCGGGGTGCAGACCCATATCAGTCTCCTGCTAGTCGGTATTGCGATATTAATTGCCACGCGATTCTTTCTTGACCGGTATGATTTATTGTTCTCGTCTAGTGGAGTCGTGTACGGAGCGGGGTATACCGACGTCCATGCGAAGTTGTTATCCTACTGGGTAATGGCCTTGTTGACCATCGGCGTGGCTGTCCTGTTTATCATTTCGGTGATTCGGAAAGGCGTGAACTTATTGATCAGCGGCGTGGCGGTGTTTGTCATCGCGCTGGTCCTCGTGAATGGAATTTATCCCTGGTTTCAGCAGCAGTTCGTGGTGGAACCGAACGAACTGGATCGTGAGCGGCCGTATATCAAGTATAATATCGAATTTACACGGAATGCCTACGATTTACACGACGTGCAGCGGAAGAACTATCCTGTAGAATCCAACCTGAATCAAGAAGTGTTGGCTGAGAACGAGCCAACCATGCAGAATGTTCGTCTCTGGGATACCCGTCCCCTGCTGAGCACCTATCGCCAGCTCCAGGAAATCCGGTTGTATTACACCTTTCAGGACGTGGATATTGACCGCTATCTCATCGACGGAGATTACAGACAGGTGATGTTGTCAGCCAGGGAGTTTAACTATAACCAGGTACCCACAAGAGCCCAGACCTGGCAAAATCAGCGACTGACATACACCCACGGATATGGGGCAGTCATGAGTCCCGTGAATATCGTGACAGAGGAAGGATTGCCCGACCTTTTTATCAAGAATATCCCCCCGGTGTCCGAGGCCGATTTCAACATCACGCGACCGGCTATTTATTACGGCGAAGTGTCTAACTACCATATTTTCACCGGCACAACCGAACAAGAATTTGATTATCCCATGGGGGATGAAAATAAATATACGCAATATAGCGGTAATGGCGGCGTACCAATGGGTTCGTTGTGGCGGCGTTTGTTGTATGCCTATGAGTTCAGCAGCTTAAAGGTGGTGATCTCCGATTATTTTACGGAAGATTCCAGGGTACATTATCACCGGGAAATCCGGGAACGCGTGCAAAACGTCGCGCCGTTCCTCCACTATGACAGCGATCCGTATATCACCATTATCAATGGTGGATTAAAATGGATCATCGACGCCTATACCCTGAGTTCGAACTATCCGTATGCCGAGCCGATGATACGCGGAAATGCGAACTATATCAGGAATTCGGTGAAGGTCGTTGTGGATGCATATGACGGGACCATGAAGTTTTATGTGGTCGACGAGACAGATCCGCTTTTACAGACGTACCGGAAAATTTTCCCGAACCTGTTTACGGCGAAATCTGAAATTCCGACAGAGATTCAAAAGCACTTCCGTTACCCCACGGATCTGTTTGAGGTGCAGTCGCAGGTCTATCTGTCGTATCATATGACTGAACCGGATGTGTTTTATAATCAGGAAGATAAGTGGGAATACCCAACAGAGGTCTATGAGGGGAATGAAAAGCGGGTTGAGCCGTACTATCTGATTATGGAATTACCGGAGGAGCGAGGGGAAGAATTTATCCTGATTTATCCATTTACACCGGTGAACAAGGACAATATGATTGCCTGGCTCGCCGGCCGTTCTGATGGAGAACATTATGGAGAACTTCTGCTCTATGAATTCCCGAAGAGTGAATTGATCTATGGCCCCATGCAGATTGAGGCACGGATTGATCAGAACTCCCAGATCTCCGAGCTGTTAACCCTATGGAGTCAACAGGGGTCTCGGGTCATCCGGGGTAACCTGCTTGCTATACCAATTGAAAAATCGCTGCTCTATGTTGAGCCGCTCTTTATGCGATCGGATCAGGGGGAAATTCCGGAACTGAGACGGATCATTCTCTCCTACGACAACCAAATTGTGATGGAAGAGACCTTGGATGAGGCCCTTGCCGTGCTCTTCGGTGAAAAAAGACCAACACCGGTAGTGGATCAACGGGCTGCTGCTTCTACCTCGGTGATTCAAAATCTGAATATTTCAGATATGGCGAAATCAGCATTGGAAACGTACCGGCAGGCCCAACAAAGCCTCCAACAAGGCAATTGGGCTGAATATGGCGATCGGTGGAATAAACTGGAGGATCTGTTGCGGCAAATGCGGGATAATACGGCACCTGGGGATAGCGCCCCTCAGGAGTAA
- a CDS encoding MotA/TolQ/ExbB proton channel family protein, with product MDFATLLGILSGLGLIGWAMWSYAQEQAVNMFLSIPSLAIVLGGTLAATLLSFPLKEVFRIFRIMGVVFKKERDSMSPFIDEIVDLADTSRKSMKELENSVSDVSHPFLRDGIQMVVDGYNEPELRDIMMTRIENRAKRERGEANVLKTMGKFSPAFGMIGTLIGLVVMLYSMGEGATADAAAQLGVGMGAALITTFYGVLLANLFFNPMAEKFESRIRKENTLQQMLIEGTVQVLHRKHPLIVREKLNSFIPPREWKKPGEENN from the coding sequence ATGGATTTTGCAACTCTCTTAGGGATACTTTCGGGTTTAGGTCTCATCGGCTGGGCCATGTGGAGCTACGCGCAGGAGCAGGCGGTCAATATGTTCCTCAGCATCCCCAGTCTGGCTATCGTGCTCGGCGGCACCCTCGCTGCCACATTGCTTTCCTTCCCGCTGAAGGAGGTGTTTCGCATCTTCCGGATTATGGGCGTGGTCTTCAAAAAGGAGCGGGACAGCATGTCTCCCTTCATCGATGAGATTGTGGATTTGGCGGATACCTCGCGTAAGAGTATGAAAGAACTGGAAAATTCCGTCTCCGATGTTTCCCACCCGTTCCTGCGGGATGGCATACAGATGGTGGTCGATGGCTACAATGAGCCGGAACTCCGGGATATTATGATGACCCGGATCGAAAACCGGGCCAAGCGCGAACGGGGCGAGGCGAATGTACTAAAAACCATGGGTAAATTTTCGCCGGCCTTTGGGATGATTGGTACGCTCATCGGGCTGGTGGTCATGCTCTATTCCATGGGCGAAGGAGCAACGGCAGATGCCGCAGCCCAGCTCGGTGTGGGAATGGGCGCGGCCTTGATTACGACCTTTTACGGGGTGCTGCTGGCGAACCTGTTCTTTAATCCTATGGCAGAGAAATTTGAGAGCCGCATCCGGAAGGAAAATACGCTCCAGCAAATGTTGATTGAGGGGACCGTGCAGGTTTTGCATCGCAAGCATCCTTTGATTGTACGGGAAAAACTCAATTCATTCATTCCCCCACGGGAATGGAAAAAGCCTGGCGAAGAGAATAACTGA
- a CDS encoding type II toxin-antitoxin system VapC family toxin, producing the protein MKYMLDTNICIYIIKRKPKPVITKFREFGVGNLCISSVTLAELQYGVEKSEQQERNRIALAGFLSPFDILPFAGEVVEEFGKVRATLERRGNVIDAYDMMIGAHALSEHLTLVTNNLREFQRIFGLSAENWVGPSRQYHEH; encoded by the coding sequence ATGAAATACATGCTCGACACGAATATCTGTATTTACATTATAAAGCGAAAACCGAAGCCGGTGATCACGAAGTTTCGGGAATTCGGCGTCGGAAATCTTTGTATTTCATCGGTAACCCTGGCCGAACTTCAGTACGGTGTCGAAAAAAGCGAACAACAGGAACGAAACCGTATCGCTCTGGCGGGATTTCTCTCACCATTCGATATTTTACCATTCGCTGGAGAGGTGGTGGAGGAATTCGGAAAAGTCCGTGCGACACTAGAAAGGCGGGGCAACGTCATCGACGCTTATGATATGATGATTGGTGCGCATGCTCTGAGCGAACACCTGACACTAGTAACAAATAACCTGAGAGAATTTCAGCGTATTTTCGGACTTTCTGCAGAAAATTGGGTCGGTCCATCCCGTCAATATCATGAGCATTGA
- a CDS encoding tetratricopeptide repeat protein yields the protein MRNKLSVLLLLGCIFPAITGFAQESGLAAPETESATVSPDSAAVENKFRMYDLGIQVEPTEAEKDSAARQLEQMANKSARNIAQQEQARARARIDSIMQADEAALDSAAQAADTTIQQAQPTLAGGQSSDSLITLAELQERMNALRVKYQEQIADLRDQNLQLTRKIEYLEQEFQRTQQANVSKQEEKSSTPASLRPDEPKPPKTPPAQPHLERQYLLGVRQYYGSNFAEALKKFRQVVDQSEDRELAATAQYWMGECYYQLGNFSQAIQEMDQYINAFKATKHRIDALVITGLSQKRLGQLEQALGTFERVVQNYPDSEYARIARSEVRRLRYVTS from the coding sequence ATGCGCAATAAGCTGTCGGTCCTCCTGTTGTTGGGATGTATATTCCCGGCGATTACAGGATTTGCCCAGGAATCGGGATTAGCCGCACCGGAGACGGAATCTGCGACCGTGTCGCCGGATTCCGCAGCCGTGGAAAACAAATTCCGGATGTATGATCTTGGTATCCAGGTCGAACCGACTGAGGCAGAAAAAGATTCCGCCGCCAGACAGCTGGAGCAGATGGCCAACAAAAGCGCCCGGAACATTGCGCAACAAGAACAGGCTCGTGCCAGAGCCCGCATCGATTCCATAATGCAAGCGGACGAAGCCGCTCTGGATTCCGCCGCGCAGGCCGCTGATACGACAATCCAACAAGCGCAACCAACTTTGGCCGGAGGCCAATCATCGGACAGCCTGATAACGTTGGCTGAGTTGCAGGAGCGAATGAACGCATTGCGAGTCAAGTATCAGGAGCAGATTGCGGATTTGCGGGATCAAAATCTGCAGCTCACCAGAAAAATCGAATATCTTGAGCAGGAATTCCAACGGACGCAGCAGGCGAATGTATCTAAGCAGGAGGAAAAGAGTTCAACACCGGCTTCGCTCCGACCGGATGAACCGAAACCGCCAAAGACTCCGCCGGCGCAGCCACATTTGGAGCGCCAGTATCTGCTGGGAGTCCGGCAGTATTATGGCAGTAACTTTGCGGAAGCACTGAAGAAGTTCCGGCAGGTCGTGGACCAATCGGAAGACAGGGAACTGGCAGCCACAGCCCAATACTGGATGGGTGAATGCTATTATCAACTGGGAAATTTTTCGCAAGCAATTCAAGAAATGGATCAATACATTAACGCATTCAAGGCAACAAAACATCGCATCGATGCGCTGGTCATTACCGGATTATCCCAAAAACGACTTGGTCAACTAGAACAGGCTCTCGGCACGTTTGAGCGGGTCGTTCAAAACTATCCGGACAGCGAGTATGCAAGAATTGCCCGGAGCGAGGTACGGCGGTTGCGGTATGTTACCTCCTGA
- a CDS encoding OmpA family protein, producing MDESQYKNYNLQGLDDEEDSGDAEPWLLTYGDMMTLLMTFFVLLFAMSSIDPVKLEQFAEGVGGLQGASKKQSQRTSLADLYESMKEIVQEENLQDVVNVESGRFGVKMNIPSELTFSTGQADMTEQLQPFLRKLVPTIKNSVFPVAIIGHTDSDPIRTAQFPSNWELSASRSSAVARFFIDEGVQPNRLIAIGKGDTEPLVPNTTPENKAKNRRVEIQFLTESL from the coding sequence ATGGACGAATCACAATACAAAAATTATAACCTCCAGGGCCTCGATGATGAGGAGGATTCCGGTGATGCTGAGCCGTGGTTGCTGACCTACGGCGATATGATGACCCTGCTGATGACCTTCTTTGTGCTCCTGTTCGCTATGTCATCCATCGATCCGGTAAAACTCGAACAATTTGCCGAAGGCGTTGGTGGTCTGCAGGGTGCATCGAAAAAACAATCACAACGGACAAGTTTGGCAGATTTGTACGAGTCGATGAAAGAGATCGTACAGGAGGAAAATTTGCAGGATGTGGTGAACGTTGAAAGCGGTCGTTTCGGCGTCAAGATGAACATTCCCAGTGAACTAACCTTTTCGACGGGACAGGCGGATATGACCGAGCAGTTACAGCCCTTTCTGCGAAAATTGGTACCCACTATCAAAAACAGCGTATTTCCGGTGGCGATTATCGGACATACGGATTCCGATCCCATCCGGACGGCGCAGTTTCCGTCGAACTGGGAGTTATCCGCCTCCCGGTCATCTGCTGTGGCACGTTTTTTTATTGATGAGGGTGTTCAACCCAACCGTCTAATCGCCATTGGCAAGGGCGACACTGAACCACTGGTACCGAATACCACCCCGGAAAACAAGGCGAAGAATCGCCGGGTTGAAATTCAATTTTTAACTGAGAGTTTGTAA